In one Acidimicrobium ferrooxidans DSM 10331 genomic region, the following are encoded:
- a CDS encoding MogA/MoaB family molybdenum cofactor biosynthesis protein — protein sequence MEPKRKAKVITVSDGVVRGTRVDRSGEALAAALERAGFELEARSAIADGAGSVARALREASLGFAGLIVTTGGTGFTPRDQTPEGTAEVLERHAPGFCEAMRAASPLGALSRGLAGTRGRSLIVNLPGSATGAVESLEAVLPVLDHALALLIDGGDAHPHAAP from the coding sequence ATGGAGCCGAAGCGCAAGGCGAAGGTGATCACGGTCTCCGACGGTGTGGTGCGCGGGACGCGCGTCGATCGATCCGGCGAGGCGCTCGCGGCGGCACTCGAGCGGGCGGGGTTCGAGCTCGAGGCCCGGAGCGCCATCGCCGATGGCGCCGGATCGGTGGCACGCGCACTGCGCGAGGCATCGTTGGGATTCGCGGGGCTCATCGTGACGACGGGTGGGACGGGTTTCACGCCGCGCGATCAGACTCCCGAGGGCACGGCCGAGGTGCTCGAGCGTCACGCCCCCGGCTTCTGCGAGGCGATGCGCGCGGCGAGTCCGCTCGGTGCGCTGTCGCGTGGCCTCGCCGGCACCCGTGGGCGTAGCCTGATCGTGAACCTCCCCGGGTCGGCGACCGGCGCGGTGGAGTCGCTCGAGGCGGTGCTGCCCGTCCTGGATCATGCGTTGGCGCTGTTGATCGACGGCGGGGACGCGCACCCGCACGCGGCGCCGTGA
- the mihF gene encoding integration host factor, actinobacterial type translates to MPLPPSLSPEQRQAALQKAAEARRARAEIKERLKMGSLSLAQLLERAESDEIVGKMKVLSVLESLPGIGKVKARRIMAEVGVADSRRVQGLGSVQRQRLLEETKGH, encoded by the coding sequence ATGCCATTGCCACCATCGCTCAGCCCTGAGCAGCGTCAAGCTGCGCTCCAGAAGGCTGCAGAAGCCCGTCGAGCCCGCGCCGAGATCAAGGAGCGCCTGAAGATGGGCTCGCTCAGTCTCGCGCAGCTCCTGGAGCGAGCGGAGTCGGACGAGATCGTCGGCAAGATGAAGGTCCTGTCGGTCCTCGAGTCGTTGCCGGGCATCGGCAAGGTCAAGGCTCGCCGCATCATGGCGGAGGTCGGGGTCGCCGACAGCCGCCGCGTCCAGGGTCTTGGATCGGTGCAGCGTCAGCGCCTGCTCGAGGAGACCAAGGGCCACTGA
- the metK gene encoding methionine adenosyltransferase: MRSYAFTSESVTEGHPDKMADQISDAILDEILAQDPVARVACETLLTTGLVVVAGEITTDSYVDIPKVVRRTICDIGYDRESYGFDGNTCGVVVTIDEQSPDIASGVLSALEARSGEADPYSSLGAGDQGLMFGFACDETPDLMPLPIWLAHRIAQRLAEVRRAGVLPYLRPDGKTQVTVRYEGFRPVALDTVLVSTQHQPGIDLATLLLPDLESVVIGPMVPKDLDVSGLKILANPTGRFELGGPHADTGLTGRKVIVDTYGGSARHGGGAFSGKDPSKVDRSGAYAARWVAKHIVASGAASRCELQVAYAIGVAHPVSLMVETFGTEQVDPRRIEDAVREVFDLRPAAIIDALRLRQPIYRRTAAYGHFGRSDGTFPWERLDRLDALRSALDITG; encoded by the coding sequence GTGCGCAGCTACGCGTTTACGTCGGAGTCGGTGACCGAAGGTCACCCCGACAAGATGGCCGACCAGATCTCGGATGCGATCCTCGACGAGATCCTCGCGCAGGATCCGGTGGCCCGTGTGGCGTGTGAGACGCTGCTGACCACGGGTCTCGTGGTCGTCGCCGGCGAGATCACCACCGACAGCTACGTTGACATTCCCAAGGTGGTTCGTCGGACCATCTGCGACATCGGCTACGACCGTGAGTCCTACGGTTTCGACGGCAACACCTGTGGCGTCGTGGTCACGATCGATGAGCAGTCGCCCGATATCGCCTCTGGTGTCCTGAGCGCGCTCGAGGCCAGGAGCGGCGAGGCGGATCCGTATTCGTCCCTGGGCGCTGGTGACCAAGGACTGATGTTCGGCTTCGCGTGCGATGAGACGCCCGATCTCATGCCCTTGCCGATCTGGCTCGCCCATCGCATCGCGCAGCGCCTTGCCGAGGTGCGACGGGCTGGGGTGCTCCCGTACCTGCGACCCGACGGCAAGACCCAGGTCACCGTACGCTACGAGGGGTTTCGACCCGTCGCCCTCGACACGGTACTGGTCTCGACGCAGCACCAGCCCGGCATCGATCTCGCCACCCTGCTGCTCCCTGATCTCGAGAGCGTCGTGATCGGTCCGATGGTGCCCAAAGACCTCGACGTCTCGGGCCTCAAGATCCTGGCGAACCCGACGGGACGGTTCGAGCTCGGCGGACCACACGCCGACACCGGCCTGACCGGTCGCAAGGTGATCGTCGATACCTATGGGGGATCGGCGCGTCACGGCGGTGGCGCGTTCTCGGGCAAGGACCCGTCCAAGGTCGACCGATCCGGGGCCTATGCGGCTCGCTGGGTGGCCAAGCACATCGTCGCCTCGGGCGCAGCGTCGCGGTGCGAGCTCCAGGTGGCCTATGCGATCGGCGTCGCCCATCCGGTGTCGCTCATGGTCGAGACCTTCGGTACGGAGCAGGTCGATCCGCGTCGCATCGAAGATGCCGTTCGAGAGGTGTTCGACCTGCGGCCAGCGGCGATCATCGATGCGCTGCGGCTCCGTCAACCCATCTATCGGCGAACCGCGGCCTATGGGCACTTCGGGCGCTCCGACGGCACGTTCCCGTGGGAGCGACTCGATCGGCTCGACGCGCTGCGGAGCGCGCTCGACATCACTGGCTGA
- the def gene encoding peptide deformylase — translation MPILPIRTIGDPVLSHRAREVETIDARLDQLIEDMIVTMHEAPGVGLAAPQVGVDLRLFVWDIGDGPDVAINPEIVERTGTWRYEEGCLSVPGYFWPIERPRTVLLRYVTRDGEVAELEGSDLLGRVFQHETDHLDGVLLIERLDEEERREAKQRIARERWLGN, via the coding sequence GTGCCGATCCTGCCGATCCGAACCATAGGCGATCCGGTGCTCTCGCATCGAGCTCGCGAGGTCGAGACGATCGACGCTCGCCTCGATCAGCTCATCGAGGACATGATCGTGACCATGCACGAGGCTCCCGGAGTCGGGCTTGCGGCCCCGCAGGTGGGTGTCGATCTGCGCCTGTTCGTCTGGGACATCGGTGACGGTCCGGACGTTGCGATCAACCCCGAGATCGTCGAGCGTACGGGGACGTGGCGCTACGAGGAGGGTTGCCTCTCCGTTCCTGGCTACTTCTGGCCGATCGAGCGCCCTCGCACGGTGCTCCTGCGCTACGTCACCCGTGACGGCGAGGTCGCCGAGTTGGAGGGGAGCGACCTCCTCGGGCGCGTGTTCCAGCACGAGACAGATCATCTCGATGGTGTGCTGCTCATCGAGCGACTCGACGAGGAGGAGCGGCGCGAGGCCAAGCAACGCATCGCGCGTGAGCGCTGGCTCGGCAACTGA
- a CDS encoding SCO family protein — protein sequence MTGMGSAALSSSGLAGPFYHRLGLEAIALVLIGLVLVAARYFLFAGATNPARVQVAGSADEGVYEVAEPRARAILRWGFGALWIVDGLLQMQRAMPTSLVGQVIQPAAQGSPRWLVDLVQLGIDAWQRHPLWAATGAVWIQLAIGVWLLLGKSGAFAKVGYVAAILWGLTVWVGGEAMGGILAPGASWLFGAPGAVLLYVVAAAALLAPWSAWQPDRLPRWLLGLVGAELFVFGVLEAWPGRGFYHGQIPAMIRTMAGTPQPSFLARPMVDLANALHGTTTVVVNAAVAAVLIAVGVAFLAKRLVWPAFWVLAVLSLLAWWFVQDFGFLGGVGTDPNSMVPGLVLAGAAVVGVVSPARESVDVRGLWPSGVGIAGRLLGTWTVVVALMGIGPLAYAAINQTASPALALAASDTPFAIDRPVPSFTLLDQRGVPVSIDQFAGKRVVLTNLDPVCTFDCPLIAQELRTADLALPPSVRANTVFVAVAVNPVIHSVQAVKIFDQRENLTGLSNWYFLTSPSLTQLSKVWQALGFGVSQPVDGVMTQHEDIGYVVGPNLTERYLIPMDPSLNASVATSISSLYVHLVEEV from the coding sequence ATGACGGGTATGGGCAGTGCAGCCCTGAGCAGTTCGGGTCTTGCGGGGCCGTTCTACCACCGTTTGGGGCTCGAGGCGATTGCGCTCGTCTTGATCGGGTTGGTGCTCGTCGCGGCCCGCTATTTCCTCTTTGCGGGCGCCACCAACCCGGCACGCGTCCAGGTCGCTGGTTCGGCGGACGAGGGGGTGTACGAGGTCGCCGAGCCGCGAGCGAGAGCGATCCTGCGTTGGGGCTTTGGTGCCCTGTGGATCGTCGATGGGCTGCTCCAGATGCAGCGTGCCATGCCGACGTCGCTCGTGGGCCAGGTCATCCAGCCAGCCGCGCAGGGCAGTCCCCGCTGGCTGGTCGACCTCGTTCAGCTCGGCATCGACGCGTGGCAGCGCCATCCGCTCTGGGCAGCGACGGGTGCGGTGTGGATCCAGCTCGCGATCGGCGTGTGGTTGCTCCTCGGCAAGTCAGGGGCGTTCGCCAAGGTCGGCTACGTCGCCGCCATCCTCTGGGGCTTGACCGTGTGGGTGGGTGGCGAGGCGATGGGTGGCATCCTCGCGCCGGGGGCCTCGTGGCTCTTCGGGGCCCCTGGGGCGGTCCTCCTGTACGTGGTCGCGGCGGCAGCGCTGCTTGCGCCGTGGAGCGCGTGGCAACCGGATCGCCTTCCACGCTGGCTGCTCGGCCTCGTGGGCGCCGAACTCTTCGTGTTCGGGGTCCTCGAGGCTTGGCCTGGTCGTGGCTTCTATCACGGACAGATCCCCGCGATGATCCGGACGATGGCCGGGACGCCCCAACCATCGTTCCTGGCGCGGCCGATGGTCGATCTCGCGAACGCACTCCATGGCACGACGACGGTCGTCGTGAACGCTGCCGTCGCGGCCGTCCTCATTGCCGTCGGGGTTGCCTTTCTGGCCAAGCGCTTGGTATGGCCCGCGTTCTGGGTGCTCGCGGTCCTGTCGCTCCTGGCGTGGTGGTTCGTCCAGGACTTCGGGTTCCTCGGGGGCGTCGGCACGGACCCGAACTCCATGGTGCCCGGTCTCGTGCTCGCTGGCGCTGCTGTCGTCGGCGTCGTGAGTCCTGCTCGAGAGTCGGTCGATGTTCGCGGTCTGTGGCCGAGTGGCGTGGGGATCGCTGGGCGGTTGCTCGGCACGTGGACCGTGGTGGTCGCGCTCATGGGCATCGGTCCGCTGGCCTATGCCGCCATCAATCAGACCGCCTCGCCGGCGCTCGCGCTGGCGGCTTCGGACACGCCCTTTGCCATCGACCGCCCGGTACCCTCGTTCACCTTGCTCGATCAGCGAGGCGTTCCGGTCTCGATCGACCAGTTCGCCGGCAAGCGGGTGGTGCTCACCAACCTGGATCCGGTGTGCACCTTCGACTGTCCGTTGATTGCCCAAGAACTCCGCACGGCGGACTTGGCGCTGCCTCCGTCGGTGCGCGCCAACACGGTGTTCGTTGCCGTCGCGGTCAACCCCGTGATCCATTCGGTGCAGGCGGTCAAGATCTTCGACCAACGAGAGAACCTGACCGGACTGTCCAACTGGTACTTCTTGACCAGCCCCTCGCTCACGCAGCTGTCGAAGGTGTGGCAGGCGCTCGGTTTCGGCGTGTCCCAGCCGGTGGATGGCGTGATGACCCAGCATGAGGACATCGGCTATGTGGTAGGGCCGAACCTCACCGAGCGCTACCTGATACCGATGGATCCGTCGCTGAATGCATCGGTGGCGACCAGCATCTCGTCGCTGTATGTCCACCTGGTCGAGGAGGTCTGA
- the rpoZ gene encoding DNA-directed RNA polymerase subunit omega codes for MAEAGRSLLNPPIEELLEHTGSKFVLITLAARRARQINDYRTHLGEGLGAMIPPQVESDVAKPLSLAFEEIAAGMIVPDVVAEDVTELVEDEAE; via the coding sequence GTGGCTGAAGCCGGGCGTTCGCTCCTGAACCCGCCCATCGAGGAGCTGCTCGAGCACACGGGCTCGAAGTTCGTTCTGATTACCTTGGCCGCGCGGCGTGCCCGCCAGATCAACGACTACCGCACCCATCTCGGTGAAGGGCTGGGCGCGATGATTCCGCCGCAGGTGGAGTCGGACGTCGCGAAGCCATTGTCGCTGGCGTTCGAGGAGATCGCTGCCGGCATGATCGTTCCGGATGTCGTGGCCGAGGACGTGACCGAGTTGGTCGAGGACGAAGCGGAGTAA
- the ribD gene encoding bifunctional diaminohydroxyphosphoribosylaminopyrimidine deaminase/5-amino-6-(5-phosphoribosylamino)uracil reductase RibD — MIAPLERARRLARRSRAVAPPNPWVGAVIERDGVVVGVGRTAHPGGPHAEVAALAAAGALARGAQMSVTLEPCAHHGRTPPCVDAIIEAGVARVEVGLIDPDPRVRGRGIQALQAAGVEVRLAPRAMRARLADDLAPYLSHRLRGRPFVVGKIACSLDGAVADRWGQSKWITQEAARELGHRLRAEVDAIIVGRGTFERDRPQLTARPGGRLARRQPVRVVASRRPLDVPEGFVVASESPGALLAAGAARGWVEVLVEGGPTLLGAYLAEGLVDELLVAIAPILLGDEHARHAVDLGEGRLLEDAIRGAWRAHRRVGEDLVAWVRLPAATALEDAYWGLESQVLGAIGCR, encoded by the coding sequence GTGATCGCTCCGCTCGAGCGTGCACGTCGGCTCGCACGTCGCTCCCGTGCGGTCGCACCGCCAAACCCGTGGGTCGGTGCGGTGATCGAGCGCGATGGCGTGGTGGTCGGCGTCGGCCGGACGGCCCATCCCGGGGGTCCCCACGCCGAGGTCGCCGCTCTCGCTGCGGCCGGTGCCCTGGCTCGCGGCGCCCAGATGAGCGTGACGCTCGAGCCCTGCGCCCACCATGGCCGCACGCCGCCCTGCGTCGATGCGATCATCGAGGCGGGCGTGGCACGTGTGGAGGTGGGCCTCATCGATCCAGATCCACGGGTGCGAGGTCGAGGGATCCAGGCCCTGCAAGCCGCTGGGGTCGAGGTGCGACTCGCGCCCCGGGCGATGCGCGCGAGGCTCGCCGACGACCTGGCCCCGTACCTCTCGCACCGGCTGCGCGGGCGCCCCTTCGTCGTCGGCAAGATCGCCTGCAGCCTCGACGGCGCCGTCGCGGATCGGTGGGGGCAGTCGAAGTGGATCACCCAGGAAGCTGCGCGAGAGCTCGGGCACCGACTTCGAGCCGAGGTCGACGCCATCATCGTCGGTCGGGGGACGTTCGAGCGAGATCGACCGCAACTCACCGCGCGACCGGGCGGGCGACTCGCGCGGCGTCAACCGGTCAGGGTGGTCGCGAGTCGTCGCCCGCTGGACGTCCCCGAGGGCTTCGTGGTCGCCAGCGAGAGCCCCGGTGCGCTGCTCGCTGCCGGAGCGGCTCGCGGGTGGGTCGAGGTCCTCGTCGAGGGCGGCCCGACCCTGCTCGGTGCCTATCTCGCCGAGGGACTGGTCGACGAGCTGCTCGTCGCCATCGCACCGATCCTGTTGGGCGACGAGCATGCTCGGCACGCGGTCGACCTCGGGGAGGGGCGGCTCCTGGAGGATGCCATTCGGGGGGCCTGGCGTGCGCATCGACGGGTCGGTGAGGATCTCGTCGCCTGGGTGCGACTCCCCGCCGCGACGGCGCTCGAGGATGCCTACTGGGGCTTGGAGTCGCAGGTCCTCGGAGCGATCGGCTGCCGGTAG
- the pyrF gene encoding orotidine-5'-phosphate decarboxylase: MMQAQALRERFALALDRDDAVEAQRLALSLREWFSIAKVGLELYAAAGPTVLSALADQGFRIFADLKLHDIPTTVHRASRVLGSFGVALVTLHVAGGEAMLRAGVEGLLEGAERVGAPTPIALGVLSLTSQAPLDLSELERRMDVAVRSGCQGVVVGADHLRTVAERWPELVRVVPGIREPSGAQHDQRQVVTPRAALEAGADVLVVGRAVTEASDPVEVAARLFAAATGEAS, encoded by the coding sequence ATGATGCAGGCTCAGGCGCTTCGGGAGCGCTTCGCTCTGGCGCTCGATCGCGACGATGCCGTCGAGGCCCAACGGCTGGCACTGTCGTTGCGAGAGTGGTTCTCCATCGCCAAGGTGGGGCTCGAGCTCTACGCCGCCGCCGGTCCGACGGTGCTGTCGGCCCTTGCCGACCAAGGATTCCGGATCTTCGCGGACCTCAAGCTCCACGACATCCCGACAACCGTGCATCGCGCGAGCCGGGTGTTGGGGTCCTTTGGCGTCGCACTCGTCACCTTGCACGTTGCAGGAGGTGAGGCCATGCTCCGCGCTGGCGTGGAGGGCCTCCTCGAGGGGGCTGAACGTGTCGGTGCTCCGACACCGATCGCGCTCGGTGTGCTGTCGCTGACGTCGCAGGCTCCGCTCGACCTCTCCGAGTTGGAGCGCCGGATGGACGTCGCCGTACGCTCGGGCTGTCAGGGCGTGGTCGTCGGCGCCGATCACCTGCGAACCGTCGCCGAGCGCTGGCCGGAGCTCGTTCGCGTCGTGCCAGGGATCCGGGAGCCATCGGGTGCCCAGCACGATCAGCGGCAGGTCGTCACGCCACGAGCGGCGCTCGAGGCAGGTGCCGACGTGCTGGTGGTTGGACGTGCGGTGACCGAGGCGAGTGACCCGGTCGAGGTGGCCGCCAGGCTGTTCGCAGCGGCGACGGGAGAGGCCTCGTAG
- the coaBC gene encoding bifunctional phosphopantothenoylcysteine decarboxylase/phosphopantothenate--cysteine ligase CoaBC: MTRRVLCVVGGGVGAFKALELIRLLIDAGHDVEVIQTAAAREFVGAASLSAIAGRMVNDDLFGREPSVHTRLASWAERIIVYPATADLMAKVAAGIADDVALVTLLASSAPRALAPAMHTQMWSSPATQRSVATLRTDGAVLVGPTTGRLAGGDRGLGRLVDPWWMSLWLELLEAAPELDLAGWKVLVSAGGTREPIDPVRVVANRSSGRQGRAIAAVAALAGATVTLVTTEDAGPVGELVEVVRVERAEELLAAMRERQPSADVVVQAAAVADFAPVATASSKIKRAGRSSLTIELGPTPDVLGELSAHREPHQIIVGFAAETGDPRTEVERKRAARDVDIMVGNDVSRADAGFAVATNEVVLLDRDGRWGELALASKEQIAAGILAHAVAYARSHRLH, translated from the coding sequence GTGACGCGACGCGTGCTGTGCGTCGTTGGCGGTGGAGTCGGAGCGTTCAAGGCGCTCGAGCTGATCCGGCTGCTGATCGATGCGGGGCACGACGTCGAGGTCATCCAGACGGCCGCCGCTCGGGAGTTTGTTGGTGCCGCGTCGCTGTCGGCGATCGCCGGACGCATGGTGAACGACGATCTCTTCGGTCGTGAGCCATCGGTCCACACGCGCTTGGCGTCGTGGGCCGAGCGCATCATCGTGTACCCGGCGACCGCGGACCTCATGGCCAAGGTCGCCGCCGGGATCGCGGACGACGTTGCGCTGGTGACGCTGCTCGCGAGCAGCGCGCCGAGAGCGCTCGCACCAGCGATGCACACCCAGATGTGGTCGTCGCCAGCGACCCAACGCTCGGTAGCGACACTGCGCACCGACGGCGCCGTGCTCGTCGGACCGACGACCGGTCGGCTTGCGGGAGGCGATCGAGGGCTCGGACGCCTTGTCGATCCGTGGTGGATGTCGCTCTGGCTCGAGCTGCTCGAGGCGGCACCTGAGCTCGATCTCGCCGGCTGGAAGGTGCTCGTCTCGGCAGGCGGCACACGGGAGCCGATCGATCCGGTTCGTGTCGTGGCCAACCGCTCGTCTGGTCGCCAGGGGCGAGCGATCGCTGCGGTGGCGGCGCTCGCTGGAGCGACGGTGACGTTGGTGACGACCGAGGATGCCGGTCCGGTCGGCGAGCTCGTCGAGGTGGTGCGGGTGGAGCGAGCCGAGGAGCTCCTCGCTGCGATGCGCGAGCGCCAGCCGTCGGCGGACGTCGTCGTGCAGGCGGCTGCGGTGGCGGACTTTGCTCCGGTGGCGACGGCGTCTTCCAAGATCAAGCGGGCCGGCCGTTCGTCTCTGACGATCGAACTCGGACCGACACCCGACGTGTTGGGTGAGCTCAGCGCTCATCGCGAGCCGCACCAAATCATCGTTGGGTTCGCCGCCGAGACGGGTGATCCGCGCACCGAGGTGGAGCGCAAGCGGGCAGCCCGCGACGTCGACATCATGGTTGGCAACGACGTGTCCCGTGCGGACGCCGGCTTCGCGGTGGCGACCAATGAGGTCGTGCTGCTCGACCGAGACGGCCGTTGGGGCGAGCTGGCGTTGGCGTCGAAGGAGCAGATCGCTGCGGGCATTCTCGCGCACGCCGTCGCGTACGCGCGATCGCATCGGCTCCACTAG
- a CDS encoding riboflavin synthase, with the protein MERTVALLERRDGRLLFDRSDWDVAIAPGSSIAFNGACLTAVEISDEVVGVDVVPETLRRTNLGALEPGVLVNVERSVTLQTLLDGGLVLGHVDAVATVTDVDDEGIVVHYPERFEPLVVEKGTIVLNGVALTVAELAPASARVALIPETRRRTNLGTCEVGAVLNIEFDVIGKYVARLQGVRLGREAEDA; encoded by the coding sequence GTGGAACGGACCGTAGCGCTCCTCGAGCGCCGTGACGGGCGATTGCTGTTCGACCGCAGCGACTGGGATGTCGCCATCGCCCCAGGGAGTTCCATCGCCTTCAACGGGGCGTGCCTCACTGCCGTCGAGATCAGTGACGAGGTGGTCGGAGTCGACGTCGTGCCCGAGACCCTGCGGCGAACCAATCTCGGTGCGCTCGAGCCCGGGGTGCTGGTGAACGTCGAGCGGTCGGTGACGCTCCAGACGCTGCTCGATGGCGGCCTCGTGCTCGGCCACGTCGACGCCGTCGCGACCGTGACGGACGTCGACGACGAAGGCATCGTGGTGCACTACCCCGAGCGGTTCGAGCCGCTCGTCGTCGAGAAGGGCACCATCGTGCTGAACGGGGTTGCGTTGACGGTCGCCGAGCTCGCGCCGGCCTCGGCCAGAGTCGCTCTCATCCCAGAGACGCGACGTCGCACGAACCTCGGGACCTGCGAGGTCGGTGCGGTGCTCAACATCGAGTTCGACGTCATCGGGAAGTACGTCGCGCGGCTCCAGGGGGTCCGGCTTGGCCGCGAAGCGGAGGATGCATGA
- a CDS encoding methionyl-tRNA formyltransferase: protein MRVLLLGSTEETARHLDGLVEAGHDVIGLVTRPPKRRGRGGAVAGTVAARRAQELGVEVHEALPPDHLGAEVCVVVAYGRLLPAAWLTGVPVVNVHYSLLPEFRGAAPVERAILAGVDRSGVSIIRLEPELDAGPILAMRSVLIDGLRASEARRRLTDAGVSLLLGLLEQPGSLEAGVPQAGAASWAPRITSEDLRLRPAEAAIVWDRRVRLERAFCFVGRRRVIVRSGRPLEREAADPLGTVQLDHGRAIVHTARGAYELGEVIPEGGRPMSGADFVRGLRAAQLHVRAIPSEEF from the coding sequence ATGCGCGTGCTCCTGCTCGGCTCGACCGAGGAGACGGCGCGACATCTCGATGGCCTCGTCGAGGCGGGTCACGACGTGATCGGCCTCGTGACTCGGCCACCCAAGCGACGTGGGCGTGGCGGCGCGGTGGCCGGGACCGTGGCGGCGCGCCGCGCGCAGGAGCTCGGCGTCGAGGTGCACGAGGCGCTCCCTCCTGACCACCTCGGGGCCGAGGTCTGCGTCGTTGTTGCTTACGGCCGGTTGCTGCCTGCCGCCTGGCTCACCGGTGTTCCGGTGGTGAACGTGCACTACTCGCTGCTTCCTGAGTTTCGAGGTGCCGCTCCGGTCGAGCGTGCCATCCTTGCTGGCGTCGATCGCAGCGGTGTGAGCATCATCCGTCTCGAGCCCGAGCTCGATGCGGGCCCGATCCTCGCGATGCGCTCGGTGCTGATCGATGGCCTCCGGGCCAGCGAGGCTCGCCGTCGTCTTACCGACGCCGGCGTGTCGCTCCTCCTCGGTCTCCTCGAACAGCCCGGATCCCTCGAAGCGGGGGTCCCCCAGGCCGGAGCGGCGAGTTGGGCTCCGCGGATCACGTCCGAGGACCTCCGTCTGCGTCCCGCCGAGGCCGCGATCGTGTGGGATCGGCGTGTGCGTCTGGAGCGAGCCTTCTGCTTCGTCGGACGGCGTCGCGTGATCGTACGCTCGGGTCGTCCCCTCGAGCGAGAGGCGGCCGATCCGCTCGGGACCGTGCAACTCGATCACGGTCGGGCCATCGTGCACACGGCACGAGGTGCTTACGAGCTCGGAGAGGTCATCCCCGAAGGCGGGCGACCGATGAGCGGTGCGGACTTCGTTCGCGGGCTTCGGGCAGCGCAGCTGCACGTTCGAGCGATCCCGAGCGAGGAGTTCTAG
- a CDS encoding tRNA-dihydrouridine synthase: MADLSVARGRLVLANPILTAAGCGGYGTELAAAVALERLGAHVVKSLTTVATEGNPAPRLAPVPGGMVNSVGLAGPGIDRWLAETWPSLADARIPVALSVWGRQPRDYGETVRRAARIAPSLVYIELNLSCPNLEADRALFAHDPNATARVVGAVRDEVATPILVKLSANTDRIVDVAHAAVAAGADGLVAINTLFAQWYDDGREALGTARGGGLSGRAVQPIALRAVADLRAALPTVPIIGVGGVATADDVERFVRAGADAVQIGTALFVDPRRPVLVLAEIERRLARSGVDSWDRYARALRRQGGSG, encoded by the coding sequence GTGGCGGACCTCTCGGTTGCACGCGGTCGGCTCGTCTTGGCGAACCCCATCCTCACGGCGGCCGGGTGTGGCGGTTACGGCACGGAGCTCGCGGCTGCTGTGGCTCTGGAGCGACTCGGTGCCCACGTCGTCAAGTCGCTGACGACCGTTGCCACCGAGGGCAATCCAGCGCCTCGCCTCGCTCCGGTACCGGGTGGCATGGTGAACTCGGTCGGGTTGGCGGGTCCAGGCATCGACCGATGGCTGGCTGAGACGTGGCCCTCCTTGGCCGACGCCAGGATCCCGGTCGCCCTCAGCGTCTGGGGACGTCAGCCGCGCGACTACGGGGAGACCGTTCGGCGCGCTGCTCGGATCGCGCCATCGCTGGTCTACATCGAACTCAACCTGTCGTGCCCGAATCTCGAGGCCGACCGGGCGTTGTTCGCGCACGATCCCAACGCCACCGCTCGCGTGGTGGGCGCGGTGCGCGACGAGGTTGCGACCCCGATCCTCGTGAAGCTCTCGGCGAATACGGATCGCATCGTCGACGTGGCGCACGCCGCGGTGGCTGCCGGCGCCGACGGACTCGTCGCGATCAACACCCTCTTTGCGCAGTGGTACGACGACGGTCGTGAGGCCCTCGGCACGGCGCGAGGGGGCGGCTTGTCGGGCCGCGCTGTGCAGCCGATCGCGCTTCGGGCGGTCGCAGATCTGCGTGCGGCGTTGCCGACCGTCCCGATCATCGGCGTCGGCGGGGTCGCGACCGCCGACGACGTCGAGCGCTTCGTTCGTGCTGGAGCCGATGCCGTCCAGATCGGCACCGCGCTCTTTGTCGACCCACGACGTCCCGTCCTCGTGCTCGCCGAGATCGAACGTCGGCTCGCGCGCAGCGGCGTCGACAGCTGGGACCGCTACGCAAGGGCGCTTCGGCGTCAAGGAGGGAGTGGATGA